A portion of the Bdellovibrionales bacterium CG10_big_fil_rev_8_21_14_0_10_45_34 genome contains these proteins:
- a CDS encoding oxygen-dependent coproporphyrinogen oxidase: MLNKESIRDYLLSLQDNICQALTDINEAGFQEDHWQRDGGGGGRTRVFSDNGKLLEKGGVNFSEVFGEFSPEFAKTLPKGEGTSFYATGVSLVLHPKNPYVPTVHANYRYLERGGVGWFGGGCDLTPYYPFHEDIVHFHKTYKDALDDFDPVLYPKFKKACDEYFYLPHRLETRGVGGIFFDYEEATNEMYSLVQKLGNQFVPSYLPIASKRLEHSFTEKEKTFQEIRRGRYVEFNLIYDRGTLFGLKTGGRIESILMSLPKHAQWHYSYEPEPNSAEARLKEYLKPTDWLAKLI, encoded by the coding sequence ATGCTAAACAAAGAGAGTATTCGCGATTACTTACTGTCCTTGCAAGATAACATTTGCCAAGCGCTAACAGACATCAACGAGGCAGGATTTCAAGAGGACCATTGGCAGCGCGACGGCGGCGGCGGTGGCAGAACCCGAGTTTTTAGTGACAACGGCAAACTTCTTGAAAAGGGTGGAGTTAACTTTTCAGAGGTTTTCGGAGAGTTTAGCCCTGAGTTCGCGAAGACCCTTCCCAAAGGCGAGGGCACCAGCTTCTATGCGACCGGAGTTTCTCTTGTGCTCCACCCCAAAAATCCTTATGTACCTACAGTTCATGCGAATTACCGGTATCTCGAACGCGGTGGCGTGGGTTGGTTCGGGGGTGGATGCGACTTAACTCCTTATTACCCTTTTCATGAAGACATAGTTCACTTTCATAAAACCTATAAAGACGCTCTCGACGATTTCGATCCAGTATTGTATCCAAAGTTTAAGAAAGCCTGCGATGAGTATTTTTATTTGCCACATCGCCTTGAAACTAGAGGTGTGGGCGGCATTTTCTTTGACTATGAAGAAGCCACAAACGAGATGTATTCTTTAGTACAAAAGCTCGGCAATCAGTTTGTACCATCTTACCTGCCCATCGCTTCCAAAAGACTCGAGCACTCATTTACCGAGAAAGAGAAAACCTTCCAAGAGATCCGGCGCGGGCGTTACGTGGAGTTCAATCTCATCTACGATCGCGGTACACTATTTGGCTTAAAGACCGGCGGAAGAATCGAGTCGATTCTGATGTCGCTTCCGAAGCATGCGCAGTGGCATTATAGTTACGAGCCAGAGCCCAATTCGGCTGAGGCTAGGCTCAAGGAATACCTCAAGCCCACGGACTGGCTCGCCAAACTTATCTAA
- a CDS encoding molecular chaperone HtpG — translation MSTQVKTFQAEIKEILDLMIHSLYSKKEVFLRELISNASDALDKRRVEGLSDGNVATSDELAVRLEIDEPHRILKIKDNGIGMTTQEVEEYLGTIAHSGTKKWAQLKKDLSANPELIGQFGVGFYSAFMVADEVTVHTQKAGTSSGTVWKSSGAGEYTVSEAPRPEGPGTTISLKLKTFEEEDNELDFIDEHQIKSLIKKYSDFISYPIKMMSKSEVPKKDSEGKVIEGEFEEVVEDQTLNSQKALWLRSPSEIKPDEYNEFYKHLTHEWADPLKTVHFRAEGTLEFSSLLYIPSKRPFNFNYRDTKWGLSLYAKRVFIMGDCESILPEYLRFVKGVVDSSDLSLNVSREMLQQDRQVVQIKKSLVSKILKTLSEMKNKEPENYLAFWKEFGTTLKEGIAVDADHKSALLDLMLFNSSTSENPSSLKDYISRMKEDQTSIFYITGDNLATMKSSPHVEQAMANGIEVIYFIDTIDDWIVDLIGEYEGKRLQAITKEGVDLLTTEQKSEREKLKSIWDEKYKELLTNLNESLKEGVREVQLSERMKDSAVCLVSGAYDPSARLEKMMSTMGLGQNQKPKRILEINPEHPLIDKLSKASKEKQIQWGAFLVNQALLSEGSSIENPGAFAKQVSELLLSAELN, via the coding sequence ATGTCGACTCAGGTAAAGACGTTTCAGGCAGAAATTAAAGAAATCTTGGATCTAATGATCCATTCCCTTTATTCAAAAAAGGAAGTTTTTTTAAGGGAGCTTATTTCAAATGCTAGCGATGCCCTCGATAAAAGGCGTGTCGAAGGACTTTCTGATGGGAATGTAGCGACTTCAGACGAACTGGCTGTGCGACTCGAAATCGATGAGCCCCACCGAATTCTTAAGATCAAAGATAACGGAATTGGTATGACCACCCAAGAGGTTGAAGAGTACCTCGGGACGATTGCTCATAGCGGGACAAAAAAGTGGGCGCAGCTTAAAAAGGATCTTTCAGCAAATCCCGAGCTCATTGGTCAATTTGGAGTAGGCTTTTACTCCGCGTTTATGGTTGCGGATGAAGTGACTGTTCACACACAGAAAGCTGGCACCAGCAGCGGCACAGTATGGAAGTCTAGTGGAGCTGGAGAGTACACGGTTTCTGAGGCTCCCCGCCCTGAAGGCCCTGGCACGACAATCTCACTAAAGTTAAAAACGTTTGAAGAAGAGGATAACGAACTCGACTTCATCGACGAACACCAAATTAAATCTCTCATTAAAAAGTATTCTGATTTTATATCCTACCCGATCAAAATGATGAGTAAGTCGGAAGTCCCCAAAAAAGATTCTGAGGGCAAGGTGATCGAAGGGGAATTTGAGGAAGTTGTTGAAGATCAAACTCTCAATTCGCAAAAAGCACTTTGGTTGAGATCACCGTCTGAAATCAAACCCGACGAGTACAACGAATTCTACAAACACTTAACACACGAATGGGCTGACCCATTAAAAACCGTTCACTTCCGCGCAGAAGGTACATTAGAGTTTTCCAGTCTTCTTTATATACCCTCAAAGCGTCCATTTAATTTCAACTATCGAGACACGAAATGGGGGCTCAGCCTCTATGCTAAACGTGTGTTCATTATGGGCGACTGCGAAAGCATTCTGCCTGAGTACCTGCGATTTGTTAAAGGCGTAGTTGACAGTAGTGATTTGTCTCTCAACGTTTCTAGAGAAATGCTGCAACAAGATCGTCAAGTGGTTCAGATTAAAAAGTCTCTGGTTTCAAAGATTTTAAAAACGCTGTCTGAAATGAAAAACAAAGAACCTGAGAACTATCTGGCATTCTGGAAGGAATTTGGAACTACCCTCAAAGAAGGTATCGCCGTTGATGCCGACCACAAATCGGCTCTCTTAGATCTTATGTTGTTTAATTCTTCAACCAGTGAGAATCCATCAAGCTTAAAGGACTATATTTCTCGCATGAAAGAAGATCAAACAAGCATCTTCTACATTACAGGCGATAATCTTGCGACTATGAAGTCTAGCCCCCATGTGGAGCAGGCCATGGCCAACGGCATTGAAGTCATTTATTTCATTGATACAATTGATGATTGGATCGTTGATCTCATTGGGGAATACGAAGGTAAACGTCTTCAGGCGATCACTAAAGAGGGTGTTGATTTGCTCACAACCGAGCAGAAGTCTGAAAGAGAAAAGCTAAAGTCGATATGGGATGAAAAATATAAGGAGTTGCTTACTAATCTTAATGAATCTCTCAAAGAGGGCGTCCGTGAAGTGCAACTATCAGAGCGAATGAAAGACTCTGCAGTTTGCTTAGTTTCTGGAGCTTATGACCCCTCAGCCCGATTAGAGAAAATGATGTCAACTATGGGGCTTGGTCAGAATCAAAAACCAAAGCGCATTTTGGAGATTAACCCTGAACATCCTTTAATTGATAAACTTTCAAAAGCGTCTAAGGAAAAGCAAATCCAATGGGGCGCCTTCCTGGTAAATCAGGCGCTGCTTAGCGAGGGTTCTTCGATAGAAAATCCCGGCGCTTTTGCAAAGCAAGTGTCCGAGTTGCTGCTCTCAGCCGAACTGAATTAG
- a CDS encoding isovaleryl-CoA dehydrogenase: protein MDTQYKEMDLYNPTDEHKMLRETVRSFVQAEVEPQAQEYDSKEIFNLDLFRKLGELGLLGITADPNHGGSGMDALAAVIAHEELSAADPGFCLAYLAHSMLFVNNLSFNGSEEQKQKFLPRLCSGEHVGAMAMSEPAVGTDVLAMETTAKKEGDHYILQGRKMWITNGTIDESRTPCDLVWVYAKTGEIDGRPLLSTFIVERGFPGFSVGQKIKDKLGMRASNTAELVFESCKVPSSHLIGQEGDSLGHMMKNLEIERVTLAAMGVGIARRCVEIMNKYANERMAFGQRLNQFGQIQSYIAESFAEYRAMKAYVYETARMMDLTDSGNRLDSDGVKLIASKGSKAIADRAIQVLGGYGYVGEYVVERLWRDAKLLEIGGGTIEAHQKNIARDLIKFPSLL, encoded by the coding sequence ATGGATACTCAATACAAAGAAATGGATCTTTACAATCCCACCGATGAGCACAAAATGCTCAGAGAAACCGTTCGTAGTTTTGTGCAGGCCGAGGTGGAACCACAGGCTCAGGAGTACGACTCTAAAGAAATATTCAATTTGGATCTGTTTAGAAAACTTGGAGAACTTGGACTTCTGGGGATCACGGCTGACCCGAACCACGGCGGTTCAGGAATGGACGCACTCGCAGCTGTCATAGCCCATGAAGAACTGTCGGCAGCGGATCCAGGTTTTTGCTTGGCCTACCTAGCTCACTCGATGCTTTTTGTAAACAATTTGAGCTTCAATGGCTCAGAGGAGCAAAAACAGAAGTTCTTACCTCGGCTTTGCTCCGGAGAGCATGTCGGAGCGATGGCAATGTCGGAGCCCGCCGTTGGAACTGATGTCTTGGCGATGGAAACGACAGCAAAAAAAGAAGGCGATCACTATATTCTGCAAGGCAGAAAAATGTGGATTACCAACGGCACTATTGATGAAAGCCGAACTCCCTGCGATCTCGTTTGGGTGTATGCAAAAACTGGCGAGATCGATGGTAGGCCATTGCTTTCAACTTTTATAGTTGAAAGAGGCTTCCCCGGTTTCTCAGTAGGACAAAAGATAAAAGACAAGTTAGGAATGCGCGCCTCTAATACAGCAGAACTTGTTTTTGAAAGCTGCAAAGTGCCTTCCTCGCACCTTATCGGCCAAGAGGGTGATTCGCTCGGCCACATGATGAAGAACCTTGAGATTGAAAGAGTCACGCTCGCCGCTATGGGGGTTGGGATTGCTCGCCGATGTGTCGAGATTATGAATAAATATGCGAACGAACGAATGGCTTTTGGGCAGCGACTAAACCAGTTTGGGCAAATTCAATCATATATTGCAGAGAGTTTCGCCGAGTACCGCGCGATGAAAGCCTACGTTTACGAAACGGCTCGAATGATGGATCTTACCGATTCCGGAAACAGGCTCGATTCAGACGGGGTGAAGTTGATCGCCTCAAAAGGCTCTAAAGCGATTGCCGACCGCGCAATACAAGTTCTCGGAGGATATGGGTACGTAGGCGAGTACGTTGTTGAGCGTCTTTGGAGAGATGCTAAGCTTCTTGAGATAGGTGGCGGCACGATAGAGGCTCATCAGAAGAATATCGCCCGGGACCTTATTAAATTTCCCTCGCTGCTTTAA
- a CDS encoding acyl-CoA dehydrogenase — translation MNPQATSLLSSDEADFRDAVRQFAEGEIRPLVSQMDHEAQMDKGLIKKLFEIGLMGIETPEEFGGAGSTFFNACLAVEEIGRVDGSVSVLVDVQNTLVTNAFLKWANSEQKKKYLPRLASECIGAYALSESVSGSDAFALKLKADKKNDGYVLNGHKLWITNANEADVFIAFANVDPSQGYKGITAFIVERGSAGFKIGKKEDKLGIRASSTCELLFENCEIPQENILGEVGKGYKVAIETLNEGRIGIGAQMIGIAQGAYEAAKGYIKTREQFGNPLASFQAVQFQLAEMRTQLEAARLLVYNAARLKDAGKPFLQEAAMAKYFSSKASEKICSMAVDLFGGNGFTKEYPVEKFFRDSKIGQIYEGTSNMQLQTIAKAELS, via the coding sequence ATGAATCCACAAGCTACATCACTACTATCTAGCGACGAAGCGGACTTCCGCGATGCTGTGAGGCAGTTTGCCGAAGGCGAAATTCGGCCTCTAGTCTCTCAAATGGATCACGAAGCTCAAATGGACAAGGGCCTCATAAAAAAGCTCTTTGAGATTGGATTGATGGGCATTGAAACCCCAGAAGAATTTGGCGGAGCAGGCAGCACATTCTTCAACGCCTGCCTCGCGGTTGAAGAAATAGGACGTGTCGACGGCTCTGTAAGCGTATTGGTCGATGTACAGAATACTCTTGTGACAAATGCGTTTTTAAAATGGGCGAATTCTGAACAAAAGAAAAAATATCTCCCCAGACTGGCGAGTGAGTGTATAGGCGCTTACGCACTCAGTGAAAGTGTTAGCGGGTCAGATGCCTTCGCGCTTAAGCTTAAGGCTGACAAAAAAAACGATGGCTATGTGCTTAATGGACACAAGCTCTGGATCACAAATGCCAATGAAGCAGATGTTTTTATTGCTTTTGCTAACGTTGACCCTAGCCAGGGTTATAAAGGCATCACGGCTTTCATCGTAGAGAGAGGGTCAGCAGGCTTCAAGATCGGAAAAAAAGAAGATAAACTCGGAATTAGAGCTAGCTCAACTTGCGAACTACTTTTTGAAAACTGCGAAATACCACAAGAAAACATACTGGGAGAAGTCGGCAAGGGTTATAAGGTAGCAATAGAGACACTTAACGAAGGAAGAATCGGTATAGGCGCGCAGATGATTGGCATAGCTCAAGGTGCTTATGAAGCAGCGAAAGGCTACATAAAAACTCGAGAACAGTTTGGCAACCCCCTAGCAAGCTTTCAAGCCGTTCAGTTCCAGCTTGCTGAAATGCGCACTCAGCTAGAAGCAGCGAGACTTCTTGTTTACAATGCGGCCAGGCTGAAAGATGCCGGTAAACCCTTTTTGCAAGAAGCCGCTATGGCAAAGTACTTCTCTTCAAAGGCCTCAGAGAAAATTTGTTCTATGGCGGTGGATTTGTTCGGCGGAAACGGATTCACAAAAGAATACCCCGTTGAAAAGTTTTTTCGCGATTCAAAGATCGGACAGATTTACGAAGGAACGAGTAATATGCAACTACAGACCATTGCAAAGGCAGAACTTTCCTAG
- a CDS encoding methylmalonyl Co-A mutase-associated GTPase MeaB: MSLAESSLKADRDFVQKLLNELKQFTSSRKPQKGTDPTTKKERIRAFPSKINLSDTNRDKNLITRTLASEVTTKNPIDAVDPDIETLRIGITGPPGAGKSTFIERFGLSLIAQGHKVAVLAVDPSSPVSGGSILGDKTRMQELSRAKEAFIRPSPSRGAMGGVTRSTQVSIALCEAAGFDRIIVESVGVGQSEYAVADMVDVFVVLTIANAGDDLQGIKRGILEFADLVVVNKADGSKVKESQSAAKMLSQAFSILFASDESAPSVIPLSSISDFGWHEFFDAIKTFVDRQLLGSAFQKRRQNQLVSWFEAELRANYEVWLTAHSAEISLLSEKIRSGELDPLSAGQKLRISQK; the protein is encoded by the coding sequence ATTTCTTTGGCAGAAAGCTCTCTCAAGGCCGACAGAGATTTTGTTCAAAAACTTCTCAATGAGCTTAAGCAATTTACCTCATCACGAAAGCCCCAAAAAGGAACTGACCCTACGACTAAGAAGGAGCGCATTAGAGCATTTCCGTCGAAAATCAATCTCTCCGATACGAACCGAGACAAGAACCTTATAACCCGAACACTTGCATCTGAAGTGACTACAAAAAACCCTATAGATGCAGTCGACCCGGACATTGAAACTCTACGAATTGGTATTACCGGCCCCCCTGGCGCTGGAAAAAGCACCTTTATCGAACGATTCGGACTAAGCCTAATAGCACAAGGCCATAAGGTAGCGGTGTTAGCTGTTGATCCCTCAAGTCCGGTTTCAGGTGGCAGCATTCTGGGCGATAAGACTCGAATGCAAGAGCTCTCGCGTGCAAAAGAAGCTTTCATTCGCCCCTCGCCCTCAAGAGGCGCCATGGGGGGCGTGACTCGATCCACTCAAGTTTCGATAGCATTGTGCGAAGCCGCGGGATTTGACCGAATCATCGTTGAGTCCGTTGGAGTCGGCCAAAGTGAGTATGCCGTTGCCGACATGGTGGATGTTTTTGTTGTTTTGACCATCGCGAATGCTGGCGATGACCTTCAAGGAATCAAGCGAGGAATCCTAGAGTTTGCAGACCTTGTTGTCGTGAACAAGGCTGATGGCTCCAAAGTTAAAGAATCCCAAAGTGCCGCAAAGATGCTCTCTCAGGCATTTTCAATTTTATTCGCAAGCGACGAAAGCGCTCCAAGCGTAATACCATTAAGCTCTATTTCTGATTTTGGATGGCATGAGTTTTTTGATGCAATAAAGACCTTCGTTGATAGGCAACTGTTAGGGAGCGCCTTTCAGAAGCGACGCCAAAATCAGTTGGTGAGTTGGTTCGAGGCTGAGCTGCGGGCTAACTACGAAGTTTGGCTAACGGCCCACTCTGCGGAAATTTCTCTTCTCTCAGAGAAAATCCGTTCGGGGGAACTCGATCCCCTCTCAGCCGGTCAAAAGCTTCGCATATCGCAAAAATGA
- a CDS encoding methylmalonyl-CoA mutase — translation MKSKNFEFWLEQVREGTKGVKLDDLLKYQPAPLIGLSSVYFQQNSSEFFDIFPLTCPARYFEGRYDWIRIPFASDSAPSIERFKETRTIPANSISIPDDLTPENQIAYGLAHFVSADQSSYVGIEIGVGDLTFLEIAKLRALRALLNLAAGGKSNFCLIAKITSKQTDGLRGWNSLIQSTQRAATAVLGGCDAMVIHPIFEKSDARFEDALRIADLTHWILLEECHFGKTSDAARGAYWIEAATHTLAKMALKNLDQTCDDLSLRKAKGNSSPTDLKWEEKSIKALRNTLMPKLDQDFVFMTAREGIDFKLGYKDFSVEESEDLPGVSPFTRGPYPTMYLTRPWTIRQYAGFSTAEESNRFYRDNLSKGQMGLSIAFDLATHRGYDSDHPRVTGDVGMAGVAIDSISDMKILFDQIPLDKMSVSMTMNGAVLPIMALYIVAAEEQGVPRSKLTGTIQNDILKEFMVRNTYIYPPAESMRIVADIFEYTAKEMPKFNSISISGYHMHEAGASADLELAYTICDGLEYVRAGIQKGLSIDQLGPRLSFFWAIGMNYFVEVAKLRAGRKLWAHMLKQFSPKSEKATSLRAHCQTSGWSLTAKDVYNNVTRTTIEAMAAVHGHTQSLHTNSFDEALALPTEMSAEIARNTQKYIASSTDATKTVDPWGGSHFVETLTQELFEKAMVHIKEVEELGGMAKAIEAGIPKMRIEESAARTQAWIESGAQSVVGVNCFVEPLSEHVEVLKVDNSKVRTLQVERLKQLKSSRSESEVEAALNKLTVAAKIANQNLLEACVVAARAKATLGEMSYALEKVFGRHKAPTQMITGVFSKEMKQNQGDISKVIQRVKTFHTQHGRPPRILVAKIGQDGHDRGQKVIATAFADMGFDVDVGPLFQTPEETAKQAIENDVHVVGMSSLAAGHLTLVPSLKKELTKQGRADILIVVGGVIPPDDDEALFRAGAVAIFRPGTMITKAALELVDKIEKNLL, via the coding sequence ATGAAATCCAAGAATTTCGAGTTTTGGCTCGAGCAGGTGCGCGAAGGTACAAAGGGAGTGAAACTCGATGACTTGCTGAAATATCAGCCAGCGCCCCTAATCGGCCTCTCTAGCGTCTACTTTCAACAAAACAGCAGCGAGTTTTTCGATATTTTTCCGCTGACTTGTCCGGCTCGCTACTTTGAGGGGCGCTACGACTGGATAAGAATACCTTTTGCTTCAGACAGCGCCCCTTCGATCGAGCGGTTTAAAGAAACACGAACAATTCCCGCAAATTCTATTTCTATTCCGGATGATCTCACCCCAGAGAATCAAATCGCCTACGGGCTGGCCCACTTTGTGAGTGCAGATCAATCCTCCTATGTTGGTATTGAGATTGGCGTTGGTGATTTAACCTTTTTAGAGATCGCAAAGCTCAGAGCCCTCAGAGCACTTTTGAATTTGGCCGCTGGCGGCAAATCAAATTTTTGTTTGATTGCAAAGATAACCTCCAAACAAACTGATGGGCTCCGCGGATGGAACTCTTTGATACAGTCGACCCAGCGGGCAGCAACAGCAGTTCTTGGCGGCTGCGATGCCATGGTGATTCATCCGATTTTTGAAAAGTCCGATGCTAGATTTGAAGATGCCCTTCGCATCGCTGATCTCACGCACTGGATTCTGCTTGAAGAATGCCACTTCGGCAAAACTTCAGATGCCGCGCGAGGCGCTTACTGGATAGAAGCTGCCACCCACACTCTTGCAAAGATGGCTCTTAAAAATCTGGATCAAACCTGTGACGACCTCAGCTTGCGAAAAGCGAAAGGTAACTCGAGTCCAACCGATCTTAAGTGGGAAGAAAAATCCATCAAGGCACTACGAAATACTTTGATGCCCAAACTGGATCAAGACTTCGTCTTTATGACTGCCCGTGAGGGAATTGATTTTAAGCTGGGCTATAAAGACTTTTCGGTCGAAGAGAGCGAAGACCTTCCCGGTGTCAGTCCGTTCACTAGGGGCCCCTACCCAACTATGTATCTTACTCGGCCTTGGACAATTCGGCAGTACGCAGGTTTTTCTACGGCTGAAGAGAGCAATCGTTTTTACCGCGATAATTTGTCGAAGGGTCAGATGGGTCTTTCGATTGCTTTTGATTTGGCCACTCATCGCGGATACGACTCCGACCATCCACGCGTTACAGGAGACGTAGGAATGGCTGGAGTAGCCATAGATTCGATCTCGGATATGAAAATTCTTTTTGATCAGATCCCGCTTGATAAGATGAGCGTATCTATGACGATGAACGGGGCTGTACTTCCGATTATGGCTCTTTATATTGTTGCCGCCGAAGAACAAGGTGTGCCTCGCTCGAAGCTCACAGGAACCATTCAAAATGATATTCTTAAAGAGTTTATGGTTCGAAACACCTATATTTATCCGCCGGCTGAGTCGATGAGAATTGTCGCCGATATTTTTGAATACACCGCAAAGGAAATGCCCAAGTTCAACTCGATTAGTATTTCAGGCTATCACATGCACGAAGCCGGAGCTTCCGCTGATCTTGAACTGGCCTACACGATTTGCGATGGGCTAGAATACGTGCGTGCAGGGATTCAAAAAGGTCTTTCGATCGATCAGTTGGGGCCGAGACTGTCGTTTTTTTGGGCTATCGGCATGAACTATTTCGTAGAAGTTGCGAAACTGCGTGCCGGAAGAAAGCTTTGGGCCCATATGCTCAAGCAATTTTCGCCAAAAAGTGAGAAGGCAACTTCGCTACGGGCGCACTGCCAAACCTCTGGTTGGAGTTTGACGGCTAAAGATGTGTACAACAATGTGACGCGAACAACGATTGAGGCGATGGCCGCCGTTCACGGTCACACGCAAAGCTTACACACAAATTCTTTTGACGAAGCTCTTGCGCTCCCTACTGAAATGAGTGCCGAGATTGCAAGGAACACACAAAAATACATCGCTTCGTCCACCGACGCGACGAAAACTGTTGATCCTTGGGGGGGTAGCCACTTTGTGGAGACACTCACTCAAGAACTATTTGAAAAAGCGATGGTCCACATTAAAGAAGTTGAGGAACTTGGCGGAATGGCTAAAGCCATCGAGGCAGGTATACCTAAAATGCGCATCGAAGAGTCGGCTGCCCGTACACAGGCCTGGATCGAGTCAGGTGCGCAAAGTGTTGTTGGCGTGAATTGCTTTGTAGAACCTTTGAGTGAACACGTTGAAGTATTAAAAGTCGACAATTCTAAAGTTCGAACCCTTCAGGTTGAGAGACTTAAGCAGCTCAAGAGCTCCCGCTCTGAGAGCGAAGTGGAGGCTGCTTTAAATAAGCTGACTGTTGCAGCCAAAATCGCAAATCAAAACTTATTGGAGGCATGTGTTGTGGCCGCTCGGGCTAAAGCCACTTTGGGCGAAATGAGCTACGCGCTCGAAAAGGTATTTGGAAGGCATAAAGCTCCGACACAAATGATTACAGGAGTGTTCAGTAAAGAGATGAAACAAAACCAAGGCGACATCAGTAAAGTCATACAGAGAGTTAAAACTTTTCACACCCAACACGGAAGGCCGCCCCGCATTTTGGTGGCTAAGATTGGCCAGGACGGTCATGACCGTGGGCAAAAGGTTATTGCGACCGCGTTTGCTGATATGGGTTTTGATGTTGACGTGGGTCCGTTGTTTCAAACCCCAGAAGAAACGGCTAAGCAGGCTATCGAGAATGACGTTCATGTGGTCGGTATGAGCTCACTTGCCGCTGGACATTTAACACTTGTTCCATCCCTTAAGAAGGAGCTCACTAAACAAGGTCGAGCTGATATTCTTATAGTCGTTGGCGGAGTTATCCCACCCGATGATGATGAGGCACTGTTTCGGGCCGGCGCAGTAGCTATCTTCCGCCCGGGTACGATGATCACCAAGGCCGCACTAGAGTTGGTTGACAAGATCGAGAAGAATCTACTTTAA